Proteins encoded in a region of the Poecilia reticulata strain Guanapo linkage group LG14, Guppy_female_1.0+MT, whole genome shotgun sequence genome:
- the LOC103475624 gene encoding claudin-3-like, which yields MSMGLEIVGISLGFLGLILTIVTCALPMWKVTAFIGANIITSQVIWEGLWMNCVTQSTGQMQCKIYDSMLALPQELQASRALTIIAIILGVLGVMISIVGAKCTNCIEDEAGKAKVMIISGIFFVLAGILVLVPVSWSAHVTIRDFYNPLLVEAQKREIGASLYIGWGSAALCLIAGALLCSRCPPKDKYKAPRMGYSAPRSVSAGGYDKKDYV from the coding sequence ATGTCGATGGGTTTGGAGATTGTGGGCATTTCCCTTGGATTCCTTGGGCTCATTCTTACGATAGTGACCTGTGCCCTCCCAATGTGGAAAGTGACAGCCTTCATCGGCGCCAACATCATCACTTCGCAGGTCATCTGGGAGGGCTTGTGGATGAACTGTGTCACCCAGAGTACAGGTCAGATGCAGTGCAAGATCTATGACTCCATGCTAGCCTTGCCTCAGGAACTCCAAGCCTCCAGGGCATTGACGATCATCGCCATTATTCTCGGAGTGCTGGGGGTCATGATCTCCATCGTTGGAGCCAAGTGCACCAACTGCATCGAAGACGAGGCAGGAAAGGCCAAAGTGATGATCATCTCTGggattttctttgttcttgCCGGCATTTTGGTGCTGGTCCCGGTATCTTGGTCTGCCCACGTAACCATCCGGGACTTCTATAACCCCTTGTTGGTCGAAGCTCAGAAAAGAGAGATTGGGGCTTCGCTCTACATTGGTTGGGGTTCAGCTGCCCTGTGCCTGATTGCAGGGGCCTTGCTGTGCAGCCGCTGTCCACCCAAAGACAAGTACAAGGCACCTCGGATGGGGTACTCCGCTCCACGCAGCGTCAGTGCTGGAGGGTACGACAAAAAAGACTACGTCTGA
- the abhd11 gene encoding LOW QUALITY PROTEIN: sn-1-specific diacylglycerol lipase ABHD11 (The sequence of the model RefSeq protein was modified relative to this genomic sequence to represent the inferred CDS: inserted 2 bases in 1 codon) has translation MEQTPCLTDCTQGKTCPSSYVITHRQLLTDWGGXLTGVDLRGRSECSFPGSVLSLRPLSKAHVVCGPFSNRTYAAMIALCRLVHRGLLSIRPSCRLFAGQVDAAAPVRTASSSSPVSLTYDVFDGKGESTPLVFLHGLFGSKSNFHSIAKSLVQRTGRKVLTVDARNHGNSPHTPELTYEAMAADLKHLLNQLHIEKCVLIGHSMGGKTAMTTALTQPSLVERLVVVDISPAQTTTRTNFRYYIQAMQEMKISTDIPRSTARRMAEDQLRRLVKEHSVRQFLLTNLVEENGHYSWRVNLEAIAAHLEEIMSFPRLDSVYDGPTLFLGGASSAYISSDDYPEIQRLFPSADIQYIPDASHWIHADKPLDFISSIISFLQS, from the exons ATGGAACAGACTCCGTGCCTGACAGACTGTACCCAGGGTAAAACGTGCCCCTCCTCTTACGTCATCACGCACCGTCAGCTGTTGACGGACTGGGGGGG TCTCACTGGTGTCGACCTCCGGGGCCGCTCTGAATGTTCTTTCCCCGGCTCTGTGCTGTCACTGCGGCCGCTCTCAAAGGCACATGTTGTTTGTGGACCGTTCAGTAACCGAACCTATGCTGCCATGATTGCTTTGTGTCGCCTGGTTCACAGAGGACTGCTGAGCATCCGGCCGTCTTGCCGTTTGTTCGCCGGACAGGTGGATGCGGCTGCCCCGGTCCGGACAGCCAGCTCATCCAG TCCTGTCAGCTTGACTTATGACGTGTTCGACGGTAAGGGAGAGAGCACTCCCCTGGTGTTCCTCCACGGCCTCTTCGGCAGTAAATCCAACTTCCACTCCATCGCCAAGTCCTTGGTGCAGCGCACAGGCCGAAAG GTGTTGACTGTAGATGCCCGTAACCACGGTAACAGCCCCCACACCCCGGAGCTGACCTATGAAGCGATGGCCGCCGATTTGAAACATCTCCTCAACCAGCTGCACATCGAGAAGTGCGTCCTGATCGGCCACAGCATGGGCGGGAAGACCGCCATGACAACCGCTCTGACACAG CCCAGTTTGGTGGAGCGGCTGGTGGTGGTGGACATCAGCCCGGCCCAGACCACCACGCGCACCAACTTCCGCTACTACATCCAGGCCATGCAGGAGATGAAGATCTCCACCGACATCCCTCGCTCCACCGCCAGGCGGATGGCTGAGGATCAGCTGCGGCGCTTAGTGAAG GAGCACTCTGTGCGTCAGTTCCTGCTGACCAACCTGGTGGAGGAGAACGGACATTACTCCTGGAGGGTCAACCTGGAGGCCATCGCAGCTCACCTGGAGGAAATCATGAGTTTCCCCAGACTGGACTCCGTCTACGATGGGCCAACGCTGTTTCTGGGCGGAGCCAGTTCTGCTTATATCAG CTCCGACGATTACCCAGAGATCCAGAGGCTGTTCCCCAGCGCCGACATCCAGTACATCCCAGACGCGAGCCACTGGATTCACGCTGACAAGCCTCTGGACTTCATCAGCTCCATCATCTCCTTCCTCCAGTCTTAG